A genomic window from Streptomyces sp. WMMC940 includes:
- the cysD gene encoding sulfate adenylyltransferase subunit CysD codes for MTTTTTTTVGTTRQGADGSYALSHLDALESEAVHIFREVAGEFERPVILFSGGKDSIVMLHLALKAFAPAAVPFSLLHVDTGHNFPEVIAYRDRTVERHGLRLRVASVQEYIDAGKLRERPDGTRNPLQTVPLTEAIQEHRFDAVFGGGRRDEEKARAKERVFSLRDEFSQWDPRRQRPELWQLYNGRHAPGEHVRVFPLSNWTELDVWQYIRRERIELPEIYFAHEREVFRRSGMWLTAGEWGGPKESETPERRLVRYRTVGDMSCTGAVDSDATTLEAVIAEIAASRLTERGATRADDKLSEAAMEDRKREGYF; via the coding sequence GTGACCACCACCACGACCACCACCGTGGGGACGACACGACAGGGTGCGGACGGTTCGTACGCGCTGTCGCATCTGGACGCTCTGGAGTCCGAGGCGGTGCACATCTTCCGCGAGGTGGCGGGTGAGTTCGAGCGGCCGGTGATCCTGTTCTCCGGCGGCAAGGACTCGATCGTGATGCTGCACCTGGCGCTGAAGGCGTTCGCGCCGGCGGCGGTGCCGTTCTCCCTGCTGCACGTGGACACCGGGCACAACTTCCCGGAGGTCATCGCGTACCGGGACCGGACGGTCGAGCGGCACGGGCTGCGGCTGCGCGTCGCCTCGGTGCAGGAGTACATCGACGCGGGCAAGCTGCGGGAGCGCCCCGACGGGACACGCAACCCGCTGCAGACGGTGCCGCTGACGGAGGCCATCCAGGAGCACCGTTTCGACGCGGTGTTCGGCGGCGGGCGGCGGGACGAGGAGAAGGCGCGGGCCAAGGAGCGGGTGTTCTCGCTGCGGGACGAGTTCTCCCAGTGGGACCCGCGCCGGCAGCGCCCGGAGCTGTGGCAGCTCTACAACGGCCGGCACGCGCCGGGTGAGCATGTGCGGGTCTTCCCGTTGTCGAACTGGACCGAGCTGGATGTGTGGCAGTACATCCGGCGGGAGCGTATCGAGCTGCCGGAGATCTACTTCGCCCATGAGCGGGAGGTGTTCCGGCGGTCCGGGATGTGGCTGACCGCGGGCGAGTGGGGCGGCCCGAAGGAGTCGGAGACGCCGGAGAGGCGCCTGGTGCGCTACCGCACGGTCGGGGACATGTCCTGCACGGGGGCGGTGGACTCGGATGCCACCACCCTGGAGGCGGTGATCGCGGAGATCGCGGCGTCCCGGCTGACCGAGCGGGGGGCGACCCGCGCGGACGACAAGCTGTCCGAGGCGGCGATGGAAGACCGCAAGCGCGAAGGGTACTTCTAG
- the cysC gene encoding adenylyl-sulfate kinase, with protein MTGATIWLTGLPSAGKTTIARELAARLEAEGRRVQLLDGDEIREYLSAGLGFSREDRHTNVRRIGFVAELLASHGVLVLAPVIAPYADSREAVRKRHQREGTAYVEVHVATPVEVCAVRDVKGLYAKQAAGEISGLTGVDDPYEAPKAPDLRIESQNQSVAESAEAVRVLLAERGLL; from the coding sequence GTGACCGGAGCCACGATCTGGCTCACGGGTCTGCCGAGTGCTGGCAAGACCACGATCGCCCGCGAGCTGGCGGCGCGGCTGGAGGCGGAGGGGCGTCGGGTCCAGTTGCTCGACGGTGACGAGATCCGTGAGTACCTGTCCGCGGGTCTGGGTTTCAGCCGTGAGGACCGGCACACCAATGTAAGGCGGATCGGTTTCGTCGCCGAACTCCTCGCCTCGCACGGTGTTTTGGTGCTGGCCCCGGTGATCGCGCCGTACGCGGACAGCCGGGAGGCGGTGCGCAAGCGGCATCAGCGGGAGGGGACCGCTTATGTGGAGGTGCATGTCGCGACTCCGGTCGAGGTGTGTGCGGTGCGTGATGTGAAGGGCCTGTACGCCAAGCAGGCGGCCGGTGAGATCAGCGGCCTGACCGGTGTCGATGATCCTTATGAGGCGCCGAAGGCGCCCGATCTGCGGATCGAGTCCCAGAACCAGAGCGTGGCCGAGTCCGCCGAGGCGGTCCGTGTGCTGCTGGCCGAGAGGGGTTTGCTGTGA
- a CDS encoding sulfate adenylyltransferase subunit 1, with protein sequence MTSTTEQLAGLSEQTTLLRFATAGSVDDGKSTLVGRLLHDSKSVLADQLEAVEHASRSRGQEAPDLALLTDGLRAEREQGITIDVAYRYFATARRRFILADTPGHVQYTRNMVTGASTAELTVVLVDARNGVVEQTRRHAAIAALLRVPHVVLAVNKMDLVGYAESVFAAIAEEFTAYATELGVPEITAVPISALAGDNVVEPSARMDWYGGPTVLEHLETVPEARSGPAPGVGDSLSPARFPVQYVIRPQTEEHPDYRGYAGQIAAGTFWVGERVTVLPSGRQSLIAGIDLLGVPVEAAWTPQSATLLLADDIDISRGDIIVPSDDAPATSQDVEATVCHVADQPLTVGQRVLLKHTTRTVKAIVKEIPSRLTLADLSQHPEPGELVANDIGRVRVRTAEPLAMDSYAHSRRTGSFLLIDPADGTTLAAGMAGDAFAAPTAPNPQPDDEGWDF encoded by the coding sequence ATGACGAGCACCACCGAGCAACTCGCCGGGCTGTCGGAGCAGACGACGCTGCTGCGCTTCGCGACCGCGGGTTCCGTGGACGACGGCAAGTCGACCCTGGTGGGGCGGCTGCTGCACGACTCGAAGTCGGTCCTGGCGGACCAGCTGGAGGCCGTGGAGCACGCCTCGCGCAGCCGGGGCCAGGAGGCGCCGGACCTGGCGCTGCTGACCGACGGCCTGCGGGCCGAGCGGGAGCAGGGCATCACCATCGATGTGGCGTACCGGTACTTCGCCACCGCGCGGCGGCGGTTCATCCTCGCGGACACCCCCGGGCATGTGCAGTACACCCGGAACATGGTGACGGGCGCGTCGACCGCCGAGCTGACGGTCGTCCTGGTCGACGCCCGCAACGGGGTGGTCGAGCAGACCCGCCGGCACGCGGCGATCGCGGCCCTGCTGCGGGTGCCGCACGTGGTCCTCGCGGTGAACAAGATGGACCTCGTCGGTTACGCGGAGAGTGTCTTCGCCGCGATCGCCGAGGAGTTCACGGCGTACGCCACCGAGCTGGGCGTCCCCGAGATCACGGCCGTCCCGATCTCCGCGCTGGCCGGGGACAACGTGGTGGAGCCGTCCGCGCGGATGGACTGGTACGGCGGCCCGACGGTGCTGGAGCACCTGGAGACCGTCCCGGAGGCCCGAAGCGGTCCGGCACCCGGAGTGGGTGACTCCTTGTCTCCTGCGCGTTTTCCGGTGCAGTACGTGATCCGGCCGCAGACGGAGGAGCACCCGGACTACCGGGGCTACGCGGGGCAGATCGCGGCGGGGACCTTCTGGGTAGGCGAGCGGGTGACCGTCCTGCCGTCCGGTCGGCAGTCACTGATCGCCGGGATCGATCTGCTGGGTGTGCCGGTGGAGGCGGCGTGGACGCCGCAGTCGGCGACGCTGCTCCTCGCGGACGACATCGACATCTCCCGCGGCGACATCATCGTGCCCAGCGACGACGCCCCGGCCACCAGCCAGGACGTGGAGGCGACGGTCTGCCATGTCGCGGACCAGCCGCTCACCGTGGGGCAGCGGGTGCTGCTGAAGCACACCACCCGCACGGTGAAGGCGATCGTCAAGGAGATCCCCTCCCGCCTCACCCTGGCCGACCTGTCCCAGCACCCCGAGCCCGGGGAACTGGTGGCCAACGACATCGGCCGGGTGCGGGTCCGCACCGCCGAGCCGCTGGCCATGGACTCCTACGCGCACTCCCGCCGCACCGGCTCCTTCCTGCTGATCGACCCCGCAGACGGCACCACCCTCGCGGCCGGCATGGCCGGCGACGCGTTCGCCGCCCCGACCGCCCCGAACCCCCAACCCGACGACGAGGGCTGGGACTTCTGA
- a CDS encoding IS256 family transposase — translation MALSQHDLLRLMESLRTADGIELIRVLAQRILQELIEAEATAHIGAEPGEHADTRTTWRNGHRDKVLTTQAGDLDLAIPKVRTGSFFPSLLERRRRIDQALYAVIVEAYVHGVSTRSVDDLVRALGADSGISKSEVSRLCTGLDAELTVFRTRPLDHTRFPYIYLDATYCKARVNHQIVSQAVVIATGITEDGGREVLGLMVGDSETEAFWSEFLRSLRERGLSGVRLVIADHHSGLVKAVRKVMLGAGYQRCRVHFLRNVFAVIPKDSAEMVAATIRTVFAQPDAAAVRAQLDTVADMLGRQFPKVRSMLLEAKEDLTAFADFPDRHWKKIQSTNPLERINREIKRRTDVVQIFPNPDALERLTTAVLIEMHDEWIAFPRRYLPEGSMDKIYPNNDQIGPATPPQGT, via the coding sequence ATGGCCTTGTCCCAGCATGACTTACTTCGGCTGATGGAGTCACTGCGTACGGCGGACGGAATCGAGTTGATCAGGGTCCTGGCCCAGCGGATCCTGCAGGAACTCATCGAGGCCGAGGCCACCGCCCACATCGGCGCGGAGCCCGGCGAGCACGCCGACACCCGTACGACCTGGCGCAACGGTCACCGCGACAAAGTACTGACCACGCAGGCCGGGGACCTGGACCTGGCCATCCCCAAGGTCCGCACCGGCAGCTTCTTCCCCAGCCTGCTGGAACGCCGTCGCCGCATCGACCAGGCCCTCTACGCCGTCATCGTCGAGGCATACGTCCACGGAGTGTCCACCCGCAGCGTCGACGACCTGGTCAGGGCACTGGGTGCTGACAGCGGCATCTCCAAGAGCGAGGTGTCCCGGCTCTGCACCGGGCTGGACGCCGAACTCACCGTCTTCCGCACCCGGCCGCTGGATCACACCCGTTTCCCCTACATCTACCTGGACGCGACGTACTGCAAGGCCCGCGTGAACCATCAGATCGTGTCCCAGGCCGTAGTCATCGCCACCGGCATCACCGAGGACGGCGGACGCGAAGTGCTGGGCCTGATGGTCGGGGACAGCGAGACCGAGGCGTTCTGGAGCGAGTTCCTGCGCTCCCTGCGCGAGCGCGGTCTGTCCGGGGTCCGCCTGGTCATCGCCGACCACCACAGCGGTCTGGTCAAGGCCGTGCGCAAGGTCATGCTCGGCGCCGGCTACCAAAGGTGCCGCGTTCATTTCCTGCGCAACGTCTTCGCGGTGATCCCGAAGGATTCCGCGGAGATGGTGGCGGCCACCATCCGCACGGTCTTCGCCCAGCCCGACGCCGCAGCCGTCCGGGCCCAGCTCGACACCGTCGCCGACATGCTCGGCCGCCAGTTCCCCAAGGTCAGGTCCATGCTCCTGGAAGCGAAGGAGGACTTGACCGCGTTCGCGGACTTCCCTGATCGGCACTGGAAGAAGATCCAGTCGACCAATCCGCTGGAGCGGATCAACCGCGAGATCAAACGCCGGACCGACGTCGTGCAGATCTTCCCCAACCCCGACGCCCTCGAACGCCTCACCACCGCCGTGCTCATCGAGATGCACGACGAGTGGATCGCCTTCCCCCGCCGCTACCTCCCCGAAGGCAGTATGGACAAAATCTACCCCAACAACGATCAGATCGGTCCGGCTACACCACCACAGGGGACATGA
- a CDS encoding aliphatic sulfonate ABC transporter substrate-binding protein, with amino-acid sequence MFAVVLTACGYGAEAEKDDEVAPAAGGRKLSVGEVRLGYFPNLTHATALIGVQAGHIQKELGGTALKTSTFNAGPSGIEALNAGSIDIGFIGPSPSINGFTKSNGQNLRIIGGSASGGVKLVVDPKKIKTLDDLKGKKIATPQKGNTQDVALINWINEKGWKVDTESGKGDVSVVRSDNKVTPDAFTSGSIDGAWVPEPTASKLVTLGGKVLLDETSIWPERKFVITNIIVSQKFLKEHPDAVEAVLRGTVRTNAWINANPDEAKASANKALEKLSGKPLPAEVLDPAWPSIRITDDPLAETLKTQSEWAVESKLLPKADLDGIYDLSVLNKILKAEGRPEVSDAGLGVK; translated from the coding sequence TTGTTCGCCGTGGTGCTCACCGCCTGCGGTTACGGTGCCGAGGCCGAGAAGGACGACGAGGTCGCTCCCGCCGCCGGCGGCAGGAAGCTCTCCGTGGGCGAGGTGAGGCTCGGCTACTTCCCGAACCTCACCCACGCCACCGCCCTGATCGGCGTCCAGGCCGGCCACATCCAGAAGGAGCTGGGCGGCACCGCGCTGAAGACCAGCACCTTCAACGCCGGCCCCTCCGGGATCGAGGCCCTCAACGCGGGCAGCATCGACATCGGCTTCATCGGCCCCTCGCCGTCCATCAACGGCTTCACCAAGTCGAACGGCCAGAACCTGCGCATCATCGGCGGTTCGGCCTCCGGCGGTGTGAAGCTCGTAGTCGACCCGAAGAAGATCAAGACGCTGGACGACCTCAAGGGCAAGAAGATCGCCACGCCCCAGAAGGGCAACACCCAGGACGTCGCGCTGATCAACTGGATCAACGAGAAGGGCTGGAAGGTCGACACCGAGTCCGGCAAGGGCGACGTGTCCGTGGTCCGCTCCGACAACAAGGTCACCCCCGACGCCTTCACGTCCGGCTCCATCGACGGCGCCTGGGTGCCCGAGCCGACCGCCTCCAAACTGGTCACCCTGGGCGGCAAGGTCCTCCTCGACGAGACGAGCATCTGGCCCGAGAGGAAGTTCGTCATCACCAACATCATCGTGTCCCAGAAGTTCCTCAAGGAGCACCCGGACGCGGTCGAGGCGGTGCTGCGCGGCACGGTGAGGACCAACGCGTGGATCAACGCCAACCCGGACGAGGCCAAGGCGTCCGCGAACAAGGCGCTGGAGAAGCTGTCCGGCAAGCCGCTGCCCGCCGAGGTCCTCGACCCGGCGTGGCCGTCGATCCGGATCACCGACGACCCGCTGGCCGAGACCCTGAAGACCCAGTCCGAGTGGGCGGTCGAGTCGAAGCTGCTCCCGAAGGCGGACCTCGACGGCATCTACGACCTGAGCGTCCTCAACAAGATCCTGAAGGCCGAGGGCAGGCCCGAGGTCTCCGACGCCGGCCTCGGCGTGAAGTAA
- a CDS encoding ABC transporter ATP-binding protein yields the protein MAITTTTEAAAGADRFAGSTAAPAARLEHVSKSFAGPAGRQLVLDDITLDVGRGEFVTLLGASGCGKSTLLNLVAGLDRPTSGTIETPGGRPALMFQEHALLPWLTAGRNIELALKLRGVPKAERRQEAERLLELVRLGGAHRKRVHELSGGMRQRVALARALAQDSDLLLMDEPFAALDAITRDVLHDELTRIWNETSLSVLFVTHNVREAVRLAQRVVLLSSRPGRVAREWTVGIHQPRRIEDTAVAELSVEITEELRGEIRRHGQH from the coding sequence ATGGCCATCACGACCACCACCGAGGCCGCCGCCGGAGCCGACCGGTTCGCCGGCAGCACGGCGGCCCCCGCCGCCCGCCTCGAGCACGTCTCGAAGTCCTTCGCCGGACCCGCCGGGCGGCAGCTCGTCCTCGACGACATCACCCTCGATGTCGGCCGGGGCGAGTTCGTCACCCTCCTGGGGGCCTCCGGCTGCGGTAAGTCCACTCTGCTCAACCTGGTCGCCGGACTCGACCGCCCGACCTCGGGCACCATCGAGACCCCCGGCGGCCGGCCCGCCCTGATGTTCCAGGAACACGCCCTGCTGCCCTGGCTCACGGCGGGACGCAACATCGAACTCGCCCTCAAACTCCGCGGTGTGCCCAAGGCCGAACGCCGTCAGGAGGCCGAACGCCTCCTCGAACTGGTCCGCCTCGGCGGCGCCCACCGCAAGCGGGTCCACGAACTGTCCGGCGGCATGCGCCAGCGCGTCGCCCTGGCCCGCGCCCTGGCCCAGGACAGCGACCTCCTGCTGATGGACGAGCCGTTCGCCGCCCTGGACGCCATCACCCGGGACGTCCTCCACGACGAGCTGACCCGGATCTGGAACGAGACCTCCCTCTCCGTCCTGTTCGTCACCCACAACGTGCGCGAAGCCGTCCGCCTCGCCCAGCGCGTGGTCCTGCTCTCCTCCCGCCCGGGCCGCGTCGCCCGTGAATGGACCGTCGGCATCCACCAGCCGCGCCGTATCGAGGACACCGCCGTCGCGGAGCTGTCCGTCGAGATCACCGAGGAACTGCGTGGGGAGATCCGCCGCCATGGCCAGCACTGA
- a CDS encoding ABC transporter permease, whose protein sequence is MASTDTTDPAVTKAGTGTGGPASGNPSAKGASPADDLAGLEAGLDALDTVQNTRTPLRQILLQKILPPVTAVILVLAVWQLLVTAEATDSYKLPPPSAVWDSLTTMWAQGTLLEVVWTSVSRGLLGFLLALAIGTPLGLLVARVKFVRAAIGPILSGLQSLPSVAWIPPAVLWFGLNDTMMFTVILLGAVPSIANGLVSGIDHVPPLFLRAGRTMGATGLRGARHIVMPAALPGYLSGLKQGWAFSWRSLMAAEIIASSPDLGLGLGQLLENGRNNFDIPGIFLAILLILTVGIAIDLLIFSPLERWVLRSRGLLVKG, encoded by the coding sequence ATGGCCAGCACTGACACGACCGACCCGGCCGTGACCAAGGCCGGGACCGGGACCGGCGGCCCCGCGTCCGGGAATCCGTCCGCGAAGGGCGCCTCACCCGCCGACGACCTCGCGGGCCTGGAGGCCGGGCTCGACGCCCTCGACACCGTCCAGAACACCCGCACACCACTGCGCCAGATCCTGCTGCAGAAGATCCTGCCCCCGGTCACCGCCGTGATCCTGGTGCTGGCGGTCTGGCAACTCCTGGTCACCGCCGAGGCCACCGACAGCTACAAACTCCCGCCGCCGTCCGCCGTCTGGGACAGCCTCACCACCATGTGGGCACAGGGCACCCTCCTGGAAGTCGTCTGGACGAGCGTGTCCCGCGGACTGCTCGGCTTCCTCCTCGCCCTCGCCATCGGCACCCCTCTCGGACTCCTCGTCGCCCGCGTGAAGTTCGTGCGCGCCGCGATCGGCCCGATCCTCTCCGGACTCCAGTCCCTGCCCTCGGTGGCCTGGATCCCACCGGCCGTGCTTTGGTTCGGCCTCAACGACACCATGATGTTCACCGTCATCCTCCTCGGCGCCGTCCCCTCCATCGCCAACGGCCTGGTGTCCGGCATCGACCACGTCCCACCTCTGTTCCTCCGCGCCGGCCGCACCATGGGCGCCACCGGACTCCGCGGCGCCCGGCACATCGTGATGCCCGCCGCCCTGCCCGGCTACCTCTCCGGCCTCAAACAGGGGTGGGCCTTCTCCTGGCGCTCCCTCATGGCCGCCGAGATCATCGCCTCCTCCCCCGACCTCGGCCTGGGCCTGGGCCAACTACTGGAGAACGGCCGCAACAACTTCGACATACCCGGCATCTTCCTCGCCATCCTCCTCATCCTCACCGTCGGCATCGCCATCGACCTCCTGATCTTCAGCCCGCTGGAGCGATGGGTCCTCCGCAGCCGCGGCCTCCTCGTCAAGGGCTGA